Part of the Amyelois transitella isolate CPQ chromosome 15, ilAmyTran1.1, whole genome shotgun sequence genome, CGGGCCACGAATGGTATAGTTACGCCACTGACTGGTAGTCCAAAAAATCAAGAAACTGCTTTAATCGTcaacaagaaataaacaacTCTTAGTCTACAAATATTACCCTATTAAAAGAACcatcaaataattttcaaatccggtatgataatgaaattaaagaaatgtatggaacttttaaatttaaaaagagaagGAAAAATATCTTAAGCCCAGAAACCAAAGAGTTAATACAGAGAAAAGAtctactaaaaaataaaaacaaaaatagaaccTCAAACAAATAGCATATATAAGCAAGGAAATTaacaaacttattaaaaaagataagaaCAAAGCGAAAATAGACTGCATTACCTACCATGTAACAAGAACGGGAGGAGTAAAAACAGCTCTCAAAGAACTAACTGAGTATAAAACATGGAtcccaaaaattaaaattaacaataaaattaaccaAGAAGAAAATAGAAGGTCCATTATAGAAACTGcaacaaatttttatagaaatcttTCCTCACATGAGCCGGCACAAATCCCAACACCAAATCCACCCATACTAAAACGCGAAGTGGAAATTGCAGTactttcattaaaaaacaacaaatcaCCTGGACCAGATTGcattttaaatgaatcaaTCAAAGTTAATCTGCCAGAGACACTAACTAGACTGACCACcgtctttaataaaattctagACTCGgaatatatacctacccaaTGGACAATAACCTTGGTCCACAAGAAAGAAAATAGAGATGACATCAATAACTTCGTCCCATTAGCATAATGTCAAACATCTACAAGATGTTCTCTACGATTATCTTGAACCATATAGCCAAAAAGTTGGACGAACAACAGCCCAAGGAACAAGCAAATTTCAGATCAGGTTATTGCACTGTTGACCACATATGTACATGCAATAAGACAACTGATTGAGAAATGCCAAGAATATAACCTCAGTTTGTATGTTGCTTTTGTTGACTACAACAAAGCATTTGACTTGATACACCATGCAATCATTTGGGAAGCACTAGTCCGACAAGGTATTGAGCACAAATACataagaataataaagaaCATTTACACAGATAATTTAGCTCAAGTTAGAACCGAAACTGCAGGGGATATATTCCCAATAAAAAGAGGAATAAGACAAGAAGACCCCCTTTCGCCAAAGCTATTCTCATCTGTGCtcgaagaaatatttaaaaaacttaattggGAAAAGTTTGGAATTAATGTTAATggaataaattgaaatcatCTCTATTTTGCTGATGACCTGGTACTTCTGGCCCATAATTATGATACTCTACAAGAGATGCTACAAGATCTTGCAATAAAGAGTAAAATGGCAGGACTTACtatgaacaaaacaaaaactaagGTGATGACTAACAAAGCCAAAATcagtattagtatagatgaagaGCCTAATGATTATGTGGATTCATATGTGTATCTTGGTCGAATTGTATCTTTTGGTAACCAGATGGACACTGAAATAGAAAGAAGAATTACTAATGCCTGGAAAAGATTCGGGTCTCTCAAGGATATAATGAAAAGCAAACAATACAGTATCGCAATCAAAAGGAAGatatttaatacctacatactaccAATAATGACATATGGATGTCAAACTTGGACTACCACCGAAAGAAACtcaaacaaactaaaaacatGCCAAAGAAGCATGGAGAGGAGCATGCTAGGATACAACCTGCCACATAGAAAACAAGCAGTGGACCtgagaaatattattaaagtagAGGATATTAATATAAAGGATATAagaggatattattataaaacatttatttatcttgctctgcgccaacgccaatctcctgtttgatttccttccaccaaaaggttgactggaagagattggtttagcgataagtccgcctttgtaccatctatatctgtttgtgttgttttgtatgtttattcttatggtgcaataaagagttttatctatctatctatctaaaggTGAAAACACTAAAGTGGAGATGGACAGGCCAAATGATGCGTGACAAAGTGCTGAAGTGGTCACAACTGATTACAGACTGGACCCCAAGATATGGAACAATTAGAAGGAGAGGTCGACAGAGAAAGAGATGGGCAGATAGGACACACCGCAGGTGCCTTGTGGGTGAGGCTCACAAGGAACCGGAAAAAGTGGAAAGATCTGGAGGAGGCCTTTGTGTCGAAAGGATATGCTGATGGAGACtgatgtgtttttattataattgtaaatctGTAAGTCAGCAATAAAGgcttttgaaattgaaatctatcatcaagccatatagttgaatgtggccattcagttttttcaagactgttggctctgtctaccccgcaagggatatagacgtgaccatatgtatgtgtatgtatgtatgtaacttcaacaccaaaaacattttatactcattcaaataatgacgGAGGGGCATTTTAAAAATcccttactaatattataaatgtgaaagtctgtctgtctgttccgctTTTACAGCTAAGCAGCTGGAtcgatttgaaatttggcaaagATTACTTTTTTCTGGGACCTGCAAAActgtaaaagctagttaaaaataattaaaaaataactttgccatcaatgaataaaaaatatacagaacaatttttatttagacatatgCGGCTAAAAGGCAGCTGTAACTTTCCAAGGGAAAGCaagtatttaaatctaattcaTAGGTACTTACTGTAAGGATCAAACTTCAATAGTTCTAGTTTCTCTGCAAGCCGTTCTCGAATAGCAATGAATTTGTGACCGGAGACCACACTTTCCATCAAAACCATTATTGtcctaaaataataacatttaacataaaaaaaattaattattaagtctCTGATGATATTATTTCTGGgtaattatatctttaaaaaatatttgttattcaccaattaatattagaaaacattttggaataagcaaaattaaaactacttataaaaataaagattattacaaactaaaatatgtaatattacaaattttgcAGTcgctgcatagcatcaacttgcgggagtgtgcccagagggctggtaacaatatttattttggtctCTGATAAGATGCTGTCTGACGTCAATATGTGTTTCGTCCTAGCATGAAACATTGAATTCTCAGACAACCTTAACGCGGATTGActatcatattatttaattaagacaaaaataaaatctaagtGTTGCTTATTATATCAACTAGATAACGCAAAATTATAGGTTATGTTCGTATTTACGATACTCACTTGCTCTTGGCCTTTTTGAATAATACAtttgttaaaaacattataatatcaCTTTAACCTTTCCTTGCTTCCTGAGCTGAAACTTACGGTTTCATAGAATTTTTGTcaccaaaaatttttaaaaattcactttttaattctcttttatatatgttattgatttgactgaacttttttttacattgacATGATGTAAAATCAATAAGGCATAACACATCAGATATCGTTATTACTGTCAATCAGAGTTACCGTTATAAATTAAGTTCTATTAAACGAAGTATTGTCTTTTCCCGTTTTACTCATATAACAAAACCTGTAAAATTAACGGTAAGAAGTATCGTTAAGACTGTttcaacataatttttttgtatttatctgTAAATATAAGTTGTCAGACGccaaagaataaattaatatagactattaaatcaaattaaaactaaaactacttataaaaagaaagaaaaaagatgactacgaactaaaatttaatttacaaattgtacagtcgctgcatagcatcaacatgcgggagtgtgcccagaaggctggcagcattgccaattttaatGGCAATTCtaattctctgagccagataatttccagccctccagtcacgagatacctcaatcagctttttcgacaattgtc contains:
- the LOC106135732 gene encoding large ribosomal subunit protein bL33m, which gives rise to MFLTNVLFKKAKSKTIMVLMESVVSGHKFIAIRERLAEKLELLKFDPYIQHESLYKERKKIRSMKSS